TGGTTGACTCTCTCTGTTGATTACTTTCCTTAAAGTCTTTTTAATACAGGAGATCATGGTACAGTGAATACAACCTGTTCATAGGAGACTGCTGTCAAAGGTCGATCTCTTAGTGTCACTAGTGATGACTTGCACTGAATTACATTATGCAGTAAAAGTCCTTCCATCCTCGTGATGGGGCTGGAGCCCCCCCTTTCCAtgtatattctgtatatatgtatacatattaCGCATATTAATAATAGTATGAATAAAAGAATCAATGCGCACATCTactcatttaagaaaagtatcaatcattatgtggtgatccgTGTTGAAAATCTGGTCGtggttacaaacaaatcaacatttaatcTGTAGTGGATTAAATAGAGATGTCATCTGAGTCAATGGGTGCGTGTgggagtgtctgtgtgtcagcgtaacagagagagagagaagagaagagagcaaGCGAAGTCAGGTTGGACTGAATGATTAAATtgatatatataattaaataatgttCACTGTTACACGGTTCTAACGATCTCTTTAAAGGCAGATTTTAAAGAAATTTTAATAGATCACAGTCTAATATGGTCAAATTTGTTtaactaaaatattttttaaataaagttccaTGCCCAATGTACTGTTTGTTACCTGTGTTGATGAAGGCGGGTTAGGTCAGTCTGACACAAGCATTACAACATCAGTCTGGAAGGAGCAttactcatcatcatcatttagtCCTCGTCCGGACAACAACACTTacatgaaaatactttttaaagtaTCTTGATTTGAACTGAAGTAGGTTCATGTGAGCGATTTGCATCTTCAGCAAGAGCAGAagcgtgttttgtttttgtctgtggttTGTAAATTGGTCTCGATAGTGGACCAGGAATATGTTTATTAGTCTAGATGTTTCAATAGTTTTCAGTAAATTACAACAAACTAGATGCAGTGAAACTAAGAATCGAGAAGTATTTAATTTGTAAAGCAGGTATTATTTATACTAaacattttgattcattttggttttgttaCATGTTGACCATTTGTTGCCTTTTTTGAGTTACGTCAGTGTTGTGTAACTGCTATAAGAGTTGTGTTACGTAACCTAACCCTCTCTCTCATGTCTTCAATGGAATGTTTTTATCAGAGTGACGGTTAGCCTCAAAGAACAAACCGAAATAACATAGCGAGCAAATGACTGATGTTTTGTCAGCAGAGTTAGACCATTCAGGGCATCAAGTATCTGCTGGTTGGTGGGCTGTGGTGAGCATGTTGGTTTGTTGCACTCAGTCTCTAAATGTTTACATGGAGACAAATTAGCAGATTTTTGTTAATACCAAGGTTCTTGAGCTCtaatttaatgaaaacatttgcagtAATGTAAATGTATCTTATTACGAGGAATAATTATAATAGCAAAACCTTCAGCGATTAATacagtttcagttttatctGCCTCCCCAGTACAATGAAGGTAAATGGACTTTTGTTTATGCAGCTTGAAGGAATGTAACATTCTATATGAAGAAGTGATGGTAATCCACAGATCCCACTGTCTTTTTCATGTGTGATTACTTTATACCAAAGAATTTATCCTGATGGAAATCAGGCCAAAGAATGACAATCAGCTGTTAATGAGTGAGCCAGTGGTTCACCTAGTTAAAGTGAAGagatatcatcatcatcagatcCCTGACTATGAGCATATTTCTAATTATTTGCATGCATGTAAACTTATAACTATATAactcttttctagtcttgatgaacactcaaagcgcttcacagtacagttttgccactGTACATTCTGAGCCACAATCGCCGATCAGAATCACAGTTGTTTTTCAGTCTCTTTCTTATCTCCTGCCATTACCTAACTCCCTTCTGTCCCCTTTCTCCGTCTTCTCCACATTGTAGGCATTTGAAGTGGCCGAGACACAGCTGGGGATTCCAGCCCTGTTGGACCCAGAGGACATGGTGTCCATGAAAGTTCCTGACCGGCTCAGTATCATTACCTATGTCTCCCAGTATTACAACTTCTTTAACAACAAATCTCAAGGTTGGTGTGCTTCATTCAGCTGGATTTGACTTGTAGCAATGTGAACTCCATAAACAACTTTTATATCTGGATTTGAGTCTTGTTATTCAATCCCCATTCTTTTCAGATATATTCGTTAAGATTAAGACAGGAATATTAAGctttacaaaaaaatgtttagtGTATTCCTTTTTAACTTCAGAGCCTTGTAAACAATCCACCCTTAGAACATCTGGAGATGGAGCAACTggacttgtgtgtgtttaacaacaGCCTACTTTTTTTAAGGCATAAACTGATTTCCTCTACATCCTCTCTTGCAGCAAACCCGCCTTGCATGAAGAGGCCAAGTCCTGTCGGTTATAATGAGCCGGCCCAGAAAAGACCTTTGACCCCTTTGGAAGACAAAGTGGTTGAGTCTGAGGTAAGAACAAGAGTTTGCACGAGGAGAAGGCAAAGTAACAGCCAGTAATTTCCCTTGTGCATGTGTTGACTTCTTTCTAAATTTCTAAGACTTAGTAGACTTTGGGCCACACTTAACTCTACACAGTAAGCCCTGCATGATGACAGTGTGGAGCTGCCTGTTATTAAGCTGTAAGTAatgttttgtttacagtgtCCTGAAGCACAATGAAGcctcacatttctttgttgCATATCCCTGTGTATGTGAAGCCTTGGAATATCTAAGTATAATTCTGCATGTGCTATTCTGGGGGTATTAACTCATTAGAACTGGACAATACAATTTCCATCCCGGTACAACAATAAACAATATCCACATATGTATTTTATAAGTACTACTTCCTCGTGTGGGCTTTGTGTTGCACAGCAGGGGAAAACCAAAGCGACAGAGGTAGAGTAAGTCTATAAAGATAGCCTCTGTatcctgtctctcttctctttcgCATGCCTTCAACTTCTTACCTCCATCCCCACACTCCAATGTACTGccaccctcctccacctcagccTCCACCCCTCCCGACCCCTCTTCAGATGGAAATCCATTccactccctcctcttcctgttcttcttcctcctcacatCTGATCCCCCCTCCACTCTCTGATCCCGAGCCTAGGCAGTAGGGTGGGGGGTGGGCTAGGAGGTGAAAGCAAAACTGTTAGGTcagtcttttaaaaaacaagaaaacatatcttatattttacataaaagacTAACTGTTGCACTATCCTAACACTGTGTGCCAAGTTTTTGAATATGCTGCTTCTAACCCCTTTACATTATTTACctaacccccccaaaaaatagaTATATCATCCCTGAATATCAGTTATATCCTAAATGTGTGACTCACAGAGCCACTAACCCCAGCTGTTTGGATTTTATTTACTAATAAACGCTTGAATATATCATGATAAACATTTTTGAGTTGATCAGagattgtgttttaaaatgaaaactgaaatgcaGTAACAGAGCACGTGAAACAATGAGCAGTAGATGTTGCAGTAACCACGCAGACGTAGTTAGATTAACAGAATGATCGAAAATCCACATCCTCAAATCCTGACTCCGTGTTTgatctccccctcccccctcccccattactctccatctcccccccccccccccccttcccctgATGTCTCCGCCCCGTCCCCTCTCTGCAAACGCTGTCCGGGTCACTTGCACTAGCCGAGTCAGCCCTCGCAGACGGGTGAAGCAGCGGTCCAGCGCAGCACGCTCAGCAGTACTTGCGCTGCCTGCCAGAAACACGTCCACCTGGTGCAGAGGTTTCTGGTGGACAGCAAGCTCTACCATCGCAACTGCTTCAGGTGAACCCCCAGCTACAGTAACTGTGTATTAAATTAACAAAGTGAAATATGCTCTAGGGATGGGCTGTCTCAATAACCACGATATtgaatcattattatattaattattgatattggGGTAATAATGAGCATTTAATAATACCATGTTAATGAATCAAGGGCCCCACAAATAGAGGATTCTCTCTATTATACTGTAGTAACTTCCTGGTTTACAATGGTGAGTATTAGTTATTATTGTAGAATTAATAATTTCTGTCTCTCTATAACGtacatattataatataaattagAGAAAATTAGTGGATCTATGATCACTCTGACCATGAATGAGAACATCATCTATCTGCACAATACTTAGGTATTAgtattatgttgttttaaaaaaactagataaaacacacaaccatATTAAAGATGAAATTGACGAtcacattattgttattatatttgtCAAAATGTCCATAGATATCATGGCAATATTGTtatcatttcttcttttatcCATTGCAATTTTGAAAATCTGATATTGTGACAGCCTTACTCTGGAGGTTTAATGTATTTCTAAAAATGCTGTAAtgctcttttcattttcctaaATCCTTAGTCAGTTAATAACAGTCCCTCTTTATGACCTGTTACTTTCTTCCTGTGTCGTCTCAGGTGCACAGAGTGTCACAGCACTCTCCTTCCTGGATCTTACAAATTGGGGAGCGACTCTGGGGCATTGGTCTGTACACATCACCTCGCAAGACAAGCTTTAGCCAACCAGAATGGCCGACCAGACCTCAGTAAGAAACCAGGGGTAGTCCTGTCTGCCAGGATTGGTCGCAGCATGACTCCTCACACCTCGCCCTCTGTGAGGGACCAGGCTAAGACTCCATCCCCAGTAGGCAGAACAAATGACATTGACATGCCTACCACTGTCCCTGCCATTATCACTCCTGttacaacaaataaaacagacgTTTTGGAAAAAGCTAAAGATATAGAAGATAGTGGAGCGACAGAGGAGACACCACGTTCCTCTTCTCCCCCCAACCCTTTTGATGAGagcgatgaagaggaggaggatggagagaaagaggaggagagtaaAACACCAGACAAATTTACAACCAACGGAGACGTTCCCTCTACGCCTGTCAGTAATAATGAAGGTGTCAGTCGGCCGGTTCCAGCGCCCCGCAGAGTTTCTGaacccacccctcctcctcgtcctgcCCCTCGGGTTCGACTACCCCGTACAACAGATGGCCTTGCAGCTGGTGGGTGCTCATTGCAAAGCAATGCAATAACTTTGCTAAAGTTATATAAGGTTTGATACTAATCCTCCCCTTTTATCTGAAATCCCAGGTGAACTTCTGAAGCCTCCAACTCCTCCCAAACCTCGAGAGAGATCACAGTCTCCTGGAAGGTAGattagtttctgtgaaatgcCTCTTCCTGTCCAGTTCCACCATTTCACACGACTCATATCAGCCAAGTCTTTCTCTGAATTGCATCTTGTTACAGCATGTATGACAGTTGTCTGCTTGTCCATGCCTCTGTTTGGCTGTTTTGTTGCCTTCCCCTCTGTGACCCCTCCATCCCTATCTGTGTGTCTTCACTGTCCAGCCTGTCCAGTGGCACCCATAAACCCAAAGACCCACCTTGGCTCGCCCTCGTCCAATCAGAAtccaagaagaagaaagcccctccccctccccctgctgGATTGGCAACACCTCCCAATGCaggctctctgtcctctctcaaaGGGGATGGCTCCAGACCCAGCACACCCCCTCCGCCCGCCAACCcatttgatgatgatgacgatgaaaATAAcgaggcagaagaagaagaggggggtgaAGGAGGTGCGATTCCACCCACAGTGGCGGCCAGTCACCCATGGTACAGAATCACTCATGCGGCTGACGCGACAGGTGCAGACACTCCCCCTAGCGGAGGGAGTTCATCGCGCTCTGCCAGCCCCGGGAGTGCAAAGAGCAAGAAACGGCGTCCAGCACCACGGGCTCCGCAGCCCCCTGCTGGTAACCAAGGTCTGTTTGAGCAGAACCACAAAATTCAAACTCTTAAGATTTTATTCAAACTCTCACCTAAATCATTTTGTACTTAGCAGAGATGGGAATACTTGAAATGACCCTGCTATTTCAAATGGTGGCATTTCAGAGCAGATGACGTGGAATAATGACTCTTTTGTTTGTAGTACAGAGctaatgaaacaaaaaatgtcttCTATACCAAATCTATGTTAattgttttgctcttttctcCATCCTGTCTCCATTTCAATCTACGGCTTtgattcctgttttatttctgcattccttgctcttttttttttactgaatctTCTTCCCTCTTCAGTTCTTTCTCACTCTCAGCCTTCctcttgctctccctctccagctctcaGCATAGAGAGTCTGTCCTCAGGCTCAGACCACAGCTCCTCCCAGCCACCCTTGGGTGTTAGTGCCAGCAGGGACCAGGAACACGCCTTCACCAAAAGTATCTCAGAGCCTTCCATTTGCTCACCATGCGACCCCTCTGACTtgccttcctcctccacaaacgAACACCTGCTTCAACCCTCCCCGAGCCCGTACCCTTCTCCCATGCTGTCAAACGCCAGCTCAGCTCCAGCCACCCCACAGACCAGTCGCAGTTCGGGGACCAAAGGGGCTGGAGCCCCTCCACCACGACCCCCAACGACCCCCAGCCCACTGGCCTCAGGAGCCGCACAGTCAAACAGCAAGGTAATAGGATCACCTACAAATAAAGcaatataaatcaaaatacTTTGCACTTATTATAAATCCACCTGTGTCTATCCTCTCTTTTTAGCGGATATGTAAAGAGAACCCGTTCAACAGGAAagcttctccctctcctgctaAATCTAAAACCAAACCACCAAAAGGCTCTCGTCCTGCAAGACCCCCGGCCCCTGGTCACGGCTTCCCACTAATCAAACGCAAAGTACAAAAACTTAAGACGGAATCTAAACCTATTTGTGTGTAACATTCATTCAGACATGTTCAGAGTTTAGTGTAGAAATCAAATGCATAAAATAGAAAGTTCTGCATCAAAAACAGAAGAAGTAAATGGCTGGTCTATTTCAAACATCCCTCCAGGTGCAGACAGATCAGTTTATCCCAGTGGAGGACATCCACGGAGAGATGGGTCAGCTGGAGAAACAGCTGGATGAGCTGGAGCAGAGGGGAgtggagctggagaagaagcTGAGAGACAACCCCAACGGTATCACATTGCTTTTTAGAGACTTCTTTGACTCCACTTATGCTGTGTCCAAGAAAGCTTCACTAGATTTAATATTGAAATGTTACTGAAAATCAAAAAGATTCCtgaatttttaaataataatcataatgaaTATAGACattatctttctctttctttgctgTGATGacagatgaggatgaggagtgCCTGTTGGTGGACTGGTTCACTCTGATCCACGAGAAACACCTTTTAGTCCGACGAGAAGCAGAGCTGGTCTACACGTAAGTTTCAGGCTCTAGAGAGAGGCAGGTGTTGAACCTTTTTTTAACCTGACCAACAATCTTTCTTTAAAATATGGCAATCCATGCATTgtacaatattttatttcttcattgtTCACCTTTCAGAAAGCAGGTTGAAAGTAGTGTATTGGAGGATACGAGCTTCTAACAGTTTGTATGTTCTCTGCAGGGCCAAGCAGCAGAACCTGGAGGAGAGGCAGGCTGATGTGGAGTATGAGCTGAGGTGTCTTCTCAACAAACCAGGTATGTCTGGCCTCATCATGTTAATCTCCGCACAGATTTCTTCTTAAGAAGAACCACTTTTTTCTTATATCTGCACCTAAAGATGCTTAAAATTAAACAACTGTGTTTCAAGTTCTGTTCACTAAAAcccaacatttatatttacttatgTTACTGTTGCTTCAATAATCCATAAATGCTGTAGCACTCTGTTATATTTGTTCAGGGCATTCACATTCAGTATGTAGTAGTCCACAAATAATCCATCAACTTCCCTTTGTTTCTCAGAGAAAGACTGGACTGAGGAGGACAAGAGCCGGGAGCAGGAGCTAATGT
This is a stretch of genomic DNA from Paralichthys olivaceus isolate ysfri-2021 chromosome 8, ASM2471397v2, whole genome shotgun sequence. It encodes these proteins:
- the micall1a gene encoding MICAL-like protein 1 isoform X2 encodes the protein MMGSLKALQEWCRIQCENYNDVEIKDMSTSFRDGLAFCAIIHRFRPDLIDFGLLSKENVYDNNRLAFEVAETQLGIPALLDPEDMVSMKVPDRLSIITYVSQYYNFFNNKSQANPPCMKRPSPVGYNEPAQKRPLTPLEDKVVESEPSQPSQTGEAAVQRSTLSSTCAACQKHVHLVQRFLVDSKLYHRNCFRCTECHSTLLPGSYKLGSDSGALVCTHHLARQALANQNGRPDLSKKPGVVLSARIGRSMTPHTSPSVRDQAKTPSPVGRTNDIDMPTTVPAIITPVTTNKTDVLEKAKDIEDSGATEETPRSSSPPNPFDESDEEEEDGEKEEESKTPDKFTTNGDVPSTPVSNNEGVSRPVPAPRRVSEPTPPPRPAPRVRLPRTTDGLAAGELLKPPTPPKPRERSQSPGSLSSGTHKPKDPPWLALVQSESKKKKAPPPPPAGLATPPNAGSLSSLKGDGSRPSTPPPPANPFDDDDDENNEAEEEEGGEGGAIPPTVAASHPWYRITHAADATGADTPPSGGSSSRSASPGSAKSKKRRPAPRAPQPPAGNQALSIESLSSGSDHSSSQPPLGVSASRDQEHAFTKSISEPSICSPCDPSDLPSSSTNEHLLQPSPSPYPSPMLSNASSAPATPQTSRSSGTKGAGAPPPRPPTTPSPLASGAAQSNSKRICKENPFNRKASPSPAKSKTKPPKGSRPARPPAPGHGFPLIKRKVQTDQFIPVEDIHGEMGQLEKQLDELEQRGVELEKKLRDNPNDEDEECLLVDWFTLIHEKHLLVRREAELVYTAKQQNLEERQADVEYELRCLLNKPEKDWTEEDKSREQELMSELVTIIEQRNQIVNNMDQDRQREEEEDKLMEAMLKKKDFHKEPDTEQQQHHKKKGAKFKPIKVLKRLSHKGEPGNSHSPRKEKS
- the micall1a gene encoding MICAL-like protein 1 isoform X1 produces the protein MMGSLKALQEWCRIQCENYNDVEIKDMSTSFRDGLAFCAIIHRFRPDLIDFGLLSKENVYDNNRLAFEVAETQLGIPALLDPEDMVSMKVPDRLSIITYVSQYYNFFNNKSQANPPCMKRPSPVGYNEPAQKRPLTPLEDKVVESEPSQPSQTGEAAVQRSTLSSTCAACQKHVHLVQRFLVDSKLYHRNCFRCTECHSTLLPGSYKLGSDSGALVCTHHLARQALANQNGRPDLSKKPGVVLSARIGRSMTPHTSPSVRDQAKTPSPVGRTNDIDMPTTVPAIITPVTTNKTDVLEKAKDIEDSGATEETPRSSSPPNPFDESDEEEEDGEKEEESKTPDKFTTNGDVPSTPVSNNEGVSRPVPAPRRVSEPTPPPRPAPRVRLPRTTDGLAAGELLKPPTPPKPRERSQSPGSLSSGTHKPKDPPWLALVQSESKKKKAPPPPPAGLATPPNAGSLSSLKGDGSRPSTPPPPANPFDDDDDENNEAEEEEGGEGGAIPPTVAASHPWYRITHAADATGADTPPSGGSSSRSASPGSAKSKKRRPAPRAPQPPAGNQVLSHSQPSSCSPSPALSIESLSSGSDHSSSQPPLGVSASRDQEHAFTKSISEPSICSPCDPSDLPSSSTNEHLLQPSPSPYPSPMLSNASSAPATPQTSRSSGTKGAGAPPPRPPTTPSPLASGAAQSNSKRICKENPFNRKASPSPAKSKTKPPKGSRPARPPAPGHGFPLIKRKVQTDQFIPVEDIHGEMGQLEKQLDELEQRGVELEKKLRDNPNDEDEECLLVDWFTLIHEKHLLVRREAELVYTAKQQNLEERQADVEYELRCLLNKPEKDWTEEDKSREQELMSELVTIIEQRNQIVNNMDQDRQREEEEDKLMEAMLKKKDFHKEPDTEQQQHHKKKGAKFKPIKVLKRLSHKGEPGNSHSPRKEKS